A region of the Channa argus isolate prfri chromosome 3, Channa argus male v1.0, whole genome shotgun sequence genome:
TGCCATTAATGTGGTTATTGAGGGATGTTGCATCTGGCTTGAGGATTTCTCCAGAGGGAGATGAGAAGACTGATATGAACATCAGCTCTAGTatttagcttagcacaaagactaaTTTATGACATACATTGATGAGGATTTAGGGGCATCgatgctgtttttaaatgcatcagtatgttttatttattgtctatATAAGcctgtttaataaatgtgttctCAATTTGCTATACTATTGATAAAGCCCTGATTAGTGCATAAATTGTTTATGTGTGAGGCTCAGTGGATTTTAACGCGGGTTTCAGCTCAGTGTACATGACAGGTACCACTTTGAAGGCTTCAAGTGCTGCAGGATAAGAGGTGATGAACAAGACCTCGTGTAAATACGTAGGTTTGCATGAGGAATGTCAATGTAGCAGGTCTGCTGCACTAAAAGTGCACAAGCACAGAGGAAGGTCATTATTTCCAGTAGAGGGAGCTGCTGGTCTCAGGTCTGTGATTTCCTGCCTAATCTTGCAGCCAAAGGGCCTCAtgacacatttctgtctgtctctgacatctctgtttggacaagagagagagacatcttaaCTCAGCCTCTCTGAGACTGAAGGTCTATTCTTCTCAGACAGACCTTGAACACAACCGTGGCTCTTCAGTGATTGTCACCAGTAGGTCTGCCAGAAACCTGGGGGACATCATTGGTGACCAAGTGAGctttactgaccacatctcctctgtctcacaGAGGCAGACTtgtcctctacaacatcagaaggATTAGACTCTGCTGTTCTTGATATGCGACCCAACTTACTGTGTAGGTGCTGGTCATATCATATCTCCATTACTGCTATGTCCTGTTGTCGGGACTACTAACATGCACAGTCAAACCCCTTCAGATgatctaaaatgcagcagcacaactCATTtgtaatcagccaaaaaggacaaatGCTCTTCTTAACTTTGCACTGGCTTCATCAGGTTCGAAGCTCATCAGGTTTGACTCTCACCTACAGAGCAGGCAACTCGACAGCTCCTTCCTACCTGAACTCCCTCATCAGACCTACAGTCCCTCTAACCCACTTTGCTCCCATTGGTCTCTTCTCTTTGACATAGATTTTTTGCTGCCTCACCTGTGAGTCACTTTGAGTAAAACATcagccaaatgactaaatgcaaatgtaaaattatataaaactaTGCTCCTCCACCACCTGTGTGGAGTGGGGTTGTATGTTCGGTGATAGGATGTTGCTGAATGCCCTTTGGGAAATGTAGTTATTTGTCCCCAAAAGGTTTATGTTCACAGGGCTGTACTTTGGACTTTCTATCTAAGATCAAACACAGGTGTTTACAGGTGTCTACTAGTAATGGAACCTTTCACTCCAGGAACCAGGAGCCATCAGGAGCCAAGTCATCCACCATTACAGCTCTGTTTCAGTGTGGAGACAAATGATGGAACAGTTATTGTTCTGAATTCCTGGAGTTATTTAGTTCAACTCAAATGGGTCtggtatgtatatatgtatgatGTATAGTGTCCTCTCTTGGTGTAATGTACAGAGCCTGTGTTTCCCCCAGTTCTAGTCTCAGTGCTAAAGAAGCTAAACAAATCTCTGATAAAATCACAGATACAATTCACATCTGTCTCATCTAACTGTGTCAATCCACAAAATAATACACTGTTCCTTTAACTATGCCCCCCACCCCTGCTTTAAAGCTGCACTCTGCAAACTTAAACTCTTAGCAACCAGGTCATGGACAAGCACTGAAATCAAGACGTTTGATCAGGCAAAGAAACAGGGTCCTGTTCTATCCATCTGAGGCGTTTCACTTCTCATAAAAGTCCCTGTTGATGGTTCATGAAGCTGCCAAAGAGCAACATTGCTGAGTGCATCTCTaaagcccccctccccccaaaagaCCAGCATAACAAACAGCTGTGTTCTCTCCATGTTTTAATGATACACACCCTCACTGATTTGATCCACGCCTGTTGGAAAAGCCTGTCCTTTTTTTGTGGTGCTGATGTTCAAAGGTTGGTCCTGGTAGTCCGGGTGTTCTCTGCTTCGCTGCGTGGACAGTGTTTGGGTGACTCAGTTGAACACCTCCTTGTTGATCCACATCAGGGTCCGGGTCTCGTTAGGCTTGCATTCGTACTCGATGTTGCTGAATTTGTTGCCAAACTGACAGTGCTCCCTCTTGTAGTAGTTGTAGTACTTTGCCTGCCAGACCGTCTCAAACGTCCCTGCCTTGTTAAActggacagaaagagagacagaggacagcTGGTTATCGCAATCACTATGATTTTTGTCTCCAATTGACATTTCTGTCTGTTGCTAAGGAGCATTTAATAAAACTTGGATCCACCggatcttcatcatcaccttgTCAGCACAGGACAAATGTGTTAACACACTTCTATTGGTTTCCACTGTCTCACCTCTATACTGACTTGGACGGGCTGCCGGTCTCCGCTCTTGGTGTGTGGGACTCCCTCCGTGTCGTACTGGCCGTGATAAACTACTGACTCCTCATCCCTGGACTGCTGCTCCAGAGGGAAGATGATGCCTCCGATGTTCATGTTGCTGTGAGGAAGACAAAGTGATGAGGACACTGTTAGACTACGTTGACATTACATTGACTCGGATCACATGCGTCGCTGCAGTGCAACTAATTCATTATAACTGATGTGAAAGGAGACATTTAGCATaagaagtacttttactttgacattttgattgCAGTACTTTTACTACTATCAGAGTATTTCTACTATTATAGTAGTAAATAATCAAAGTATGTACTCGGATCAAAAATTCCATATATGTCTTAGTTCAGGCTTCTCAAATACGagcttttgctgcttttcttcacAGTTACTTCTGTTATTTTAAACTCATTTGAATCAGGACGTTTGTTGGTGCTTGTTGGCAAATTCTGATGGacatttctattgttttctaataaaactAATCTCATCCACCTGCTCTGGTATAAATAAGCCAAGTGATATAAGGATAGAACAGGTCACACATTGGACCAGACAACGAGAAGTAGCAGGACCATCCTAGACCCTCTATTTGATGGTATTTCATCattatttcacacatttcaatTACATTAACACTAAACTTATGTATTTTGCCTTTTACTTTTGCATTGACACCGGAAactaaacatactgtatctaaaGGACTGATGATGTCCCTTGGGAGCCGCCCTGCTCCACCTGAGCCCCTTAGACCACCAACAGCAGCTGATTTTGGCACGTTGACCTTCAGACAAACGAGAAAAACCATCACGCATGATCCGCACATGATTTATTCAGGCGGATATCAGGTGATGGTGCAGGAGGCCgcgttttcttctctttattgAAACCTTATCGTAGCCTTTTCGCCGATTAAGTAAAGGAACCTTTGTGCTGTGCGCTGCACATAAACCGAAC
Encoded here:
- the cnrip1a gene encoding CB1 cannabinoid receptor-interacting protein 1a; protein product: MDGVPELINISISLRIQPNEGPVFFKVDGTRFGQSRTIKLLTGSKYKIEVVVKPGNVEATNMNIGGIIFPLEQQSRDEESVVYHGQYDTEGVPHTKSGDRQPVQVSIEFNKAGTFETVWQAKYYNYYKREHCQFGNKFSNIEYECKPNETRTLMWINKEVFN